Below is a genomic region from Candidatus Fermentibacter sp..
CTGGCTTCATACTCGGTGGCATTCCCCGCATCGGCCGGGCAGGAGATCACCTTCCTCTTCAGGGCATCCGCATCGGCCTTCGGGGGTGGTGCCTCGGTAGACTGGACCATCTCCCTCCTCCAGGTTACGGTCTCCGGTCCGATGGCGTTGCAGGGCCAGACATGGGCCGAGATCAAGTCGTGCTTCTGAGCCGATCGAACTGAGATCGGAAGGTACTAGAGGGAGATCCTCTCGACAGAGGGGAGCGCCCCCTCCTCGAGCGTGAGGACGGCGAACGAGGAACCGTGGCCGCCAGAGGCGGAGCCGGGGTTCAGGAGGAGCTTCTCCCCCGTCCACTTCTCCTGCCATTCGTGGGAATGGCCGTGGATGATGATGTCAGGCTCGACATCGAAGGACTTCCTGACCCTCGCCTCGAGGTCCCACGGGGGGCCCCAGCCGTGGATCAGGCCGATCCTCGAGCCTTCGAGCTCGAACACGAGCTTCTGAGAGAGCAGCCTGGACAGGTCGAAGCCGTCCATGTTGCCCAGCACGCCCCGCACGGGCGCCAGGCGTTCGAGGTCCTCCAGCACGAAGGACTCGACGAAATCCCCGGCATGGATGACGAGATCGCAATTCGCGCATTCCTCGTAAACCCTGCCGGGGATCCCTGACGCTCTCGTCGGCACGTGAGTGTCCGAGAGAACGACGATTCTCAAGCTAACGGATCTTCTTCTTGTGCCGATTCGCGCGACGACGCTTCTTGCGCTTGTGCGTCGCGATCTTCAGCCGCTTGCGCTTCCTGCCGTTAGGCACTTACTTGGCCACCTCTTCCTTGACGGCCCGCGAGGGCTTGAAGACGGGGACGAGCCGCTTGGGAACGACCACGGCCTCGCCGGTGTGCGGGTTGCGCGCCTTGCGCTGGTTCCTGCTCACTACCTTGAATGTACCGAAGCCCCTGACCTCGATGTGCTCGTTGGAAGCAAGGGCCTTCTTAACCTCGGCGAAGAACTGGTTGACCACGGTGGCAACTTCCTTCTTCGTAAGGCCGGTGGTTTCCGCGATGCTCGAAACGATGTCGGCCTTCGTCATCTCGATCCTCCTGACCGCCGCGACGCCCCCGCGGCAATTGAACCCCTGCCGCCCTGGCGTGACGGCGTTTTCATGACACACCCGGCGGAATCGCACGCCGGAAAGGGGGACCTGGTGGAGCTGACGGGAGTCGAACCCGTGACCCCTTGACTGCCAGTCAAGTGCTCATACCAACTGAGCTACAGCCCCACCGGGAAAAAGCACCACAAGATAAGGCACTCGGCGAAACTGTCAAGTATCTGCAATGTCACCTTTTGGAGCCTGGAGGGGCCGGAAGGCTCCCTGGGCCTCGCCTCTCTCCATAGGCGTATCCGTAATGCGGAGAGCCACTTCCAGGGTCACCGCCACGGTGCCCCCGAAGAGGTGCCCTCCCCTGGCCTCGAATTCGTGGCTGCCGAGGACCGCGTGGACATGGACGAACGGCTTCCCGTCGAGCATCGAGACGTTTCCGGAGAGCGAGAGAACCTCGTCGGGCCCGGGGAAGACCCGCCTGCGGTAGGCCGAGCCGTCGTACACTCCCAGCTCGACGTCGGCCATCATGCCGACCCCGCATAGCAGCACGGCTCCACCGACGCCCGTCTCCGCACACCACGCGGCCAGGGCCTCCGGGAAGCGCTCACCCCTGTCGAATCTCAGGAGCGGGTAACTCCCGCCGTTCAGGACCCTCAACCCCCGCCACCCCCTCCGATGCTCCCGCCGGCAGTCCAGCTCGGGCTTCCCGTCTCTATCGAGCCGTGCTCGCCGCACGGGCAGGTGACGGTGTATCCGTCTCCGCCCGCTTCCATGACGTACCCGTTACCGTCGGACGGGCACGCAAGGGGTACGGTCCTGCCGGAGAAACGGTCGAGTTCCGCGATCGAGGAGGCCCAGCGGCCGTTGGTCGTCCGATAGAGGGCCTGTTCGGTCGAGAGCGAGTTCATGTTGGCCCGGCACTGGCGGGTCTCGGCCTCGTTCCTGAAACCGTCGCACCCGGGGGCGACTGCGAGGAGCGCTGCCAGGGCCAGTGCCGCGATCAGCGTGATGCGCATGTCCTACCTCATCACGACGATGCGCCTGGTGGCCGCTTCGCCCGTGCCGGTCGAGAGTCTGACGACATACACTCCCGACGGGGCCTCGGAACCGTCTCCGCACTCCAGGTTCCATACCGCCTCGCCGGAGCCGCTGGAAGTGCTCACCAGGATCACGTCGACGACCCGGCCCGCCAGGTCGAGGACCTCCACCGTGCCGCCACCCTGGGCTATCCCCCAGCGGAAGGACACGGACCCGAGGGCGGGATTCTGCGACGGCGCACCCAGGAACGTCGAGAAGGGCGACGGCCCGCCGCCTATCCCCACGCCGTAGACGAGCAGGTCCTCGGATACGGGTGCATGGTTCCTGGCCCATCCCGTGACGGTGGCGGTACCCGGGGCGCCATCGATCGTCACGTCGATCACGGCCTGTCCGGCTGCGTTGGTGAAGCCCACGGCATAACCGGCGGGATCGTCCCACTCCCCGGCCAGGATGCATACCCTGCCCCCCTCCACCGGCCCGAAGGCGTCGGAGAGCGTCACCGTGACAGTCTGCGCCCCCACGTCCAGGTGTGCGGGGCAGTCCATGGAGAGAGCCCCCTGCGGCACCTCGCTCCACATTGGCAGTTCGGGGTCGCCGAACAGGGTGATCGACTTGGCGATCCAGTCATAGTGGGTGTCGGTGGGGATCAGGGGGATGAACTCGTCCCAGGCCAGCGCGTGCGCCGCACCCAGGTGATAGACGCCGTTCACGAAGAACTCGGCGAAGAACTGCTGGTCGACGAGGTCGGACCACTGGTTGCCCGGGTCGGTGGGCTCGCCCCATCCGTACCGGGTGTTCATCATGCAGAACCCGCCGCCGTTCGGGGCGTTGAGCCAGGACTCGGCCAGGCAGTCGCACGTGTCGAACGAGCCGGCCAGGCAGGCGAGGGAGTTCCAGATGCTCACGCGGCCGTGGGCCGAGATGTTCGTGAGGCCCTGGAAGTCGCTCGTGGTGAGATAGCCGTAGGCGTCGCCGATCGATACGAGCGTCTCGCTGCCGTGTCCGGCGTGGTTCACGAGCTGCATGCCGCGGTTGAGCATCTCCATCGACAGTTCGTGGCTCTGCGTGCCGTTCTCCTCATAATGCTTCACCACGGGCTGCCAGGCCGGCGGGGTGTAGAGGGTGTCGACCTTCTCCTTGCCGGCCGAGCCCGGGCAGAAGGCGGGGTCGGTCCACAGGATCGCGGTGGTGAACCCCATCGACGTGTACCAGGGATCTGTGTCGTTCGAGTCGACCGAGGGGATCTGGTAGGCCGTCACCTTGCCGGTGAAGATCCCCACCTCGGCCGTGGTGGAGCAGGCGGCCCGGCCCACGAGGTAGTCGGGATGATAGTCCATCACGTCCTGGCCTATCTCGCCCCAGATCCCGTCGTTGTCGAAGTTCCAGGCGTCGGCTCCGGGCGCCGTGTCGTTCATGTCGCTGAAGTAGATGTCGGCCGCGGGATAGTCGACGTATCCCTCTGCGGTGGCCCAGCAGTTGCGCGCGGGGACCTGGTCGACGTCGCCTCCCAGGAGGACGTACATGGGCGCTCCCTGGTCCCACACGGTCCGCAGGAAGTGCCTCATCCTCTGGGGTCCGTCGACACCGCTGTAGTTGGCCTGGATGTACTCCATGGTGACGATCGAGGCCGGTATCCCCATCTCGGTCTTGAAGGCCGCGAGAGGTTCGAAGGCGCCCGACAGGGCCTCGGACGTGATGATGAGGTAGTCGCCGTAGGGCAGGTCGCGCGAATCGAGGATCACCGCGCCCGAAGGACCGACGTCGCCGGGGTTGAGGACGGATGCCGCCACCAGCTCCCTTGCGGTGCGCTCGGAGGCCGCACTCCTCGCGGCGGGGGCGCAGCCGTCGGGATCGGCCGAGCAGTGGAGCGTGAACGTCAGCGAGGTGACGGCCGAAAGCCTGCCGGTGGAGGGATTCCAGGAAAGGGGCTTCACCACGAGGCCTGCAACCGGATAGCCGAACAGGGAGCCGCCGCCCGAGAGTGACAGCACGGGGGCGCCGGTCTCCCTTGAATATGCTTCGGCGTCACGGGCGACCGGCGAGAAGTCCCAGGGCCGGGAGATGGGTACTGCGTGCTGCATGGGCCTGATGTCATGGCGCCCCGGGAGCGCCGTGCGCTCGACGGAGACGATCGACACCGAATCCACCCCGGTCCAGGGAGCCAGCGCGACCAGGAGAGGCACGGCCGGCAGGGCCGGTTCTCCGGGATGCCCCGAGGGGGAGGCGCCGGGGAGGGTCACCCTCTCGCCGAAGGCGCCGTCCTGGATCGAGAGGTCGTCCAGGGGCATGGTCCAGGTCAGCGTCAGGTCTCCGGCTCCGCCGGCACCGGCGGAGAAGAGGAGGACGGCGAGTGCGGCCAGGGCTGGGAACCTCATCAGTAGACCTCCGGACGCCTGTCCGACAGGCAGTCGATCTTCTGCCGCACCCGCGGCACTTCTTCCGGATCGATATCGAAGTCGCGCACGCCCGGCGCGACATCCCTCCACTGCAGCAGCGCCCCCGAAGGAGAGGAGACGGCCCCGCCGCCGCCGAACCTCACGCCGAGATGCTCCCCTCCGGGATTGCATCCTGCCGTGAAGATCTGGGCTTCGGCCGACCTGGCCCGCAGGAGGCACCTGAAGAGCTCCATCCGGGGCTCGGGCCACTCGGCGGGGACGAAGATCATGCGCACCCCCGCCAGGGCGAGGCGGCGGGAGAGCTCGGGAAACCGCAGATCGTAGCAGACCACCGCGCCCGCCTCCATCCAGGGAGTCACGAACGTGCCGGACGGCGAGCCCGGCGTGAAGACGGAGTCCTCGCCCATGAGCCTGAAGAGATGGGCCTTCTCCGTGCAGTGCACGACGGCGCCTTCACCGGAGATGACATGGAGCCGGTTCACGATGCCGCGGGGAGTGGAGACGGGAAGGGTCCCCGCCACGGCCCAGACTCCCTCGCGCGCGCAGAATGCCCTTACAAGCGGCAGGGGATCGACATCTCCGTCCAGCGCCAGCCCGGGCAGCCTGTCGAGGACGTAGCCCGTGGTGAAGAGCTCGGGGAGCATGAATGCGTCGGGCAGGGGCCTGATCGAGGCGGCCTCGACGGCCTGCTCCTCGGCCTCCGGGGGCGTGCCGGCGATGTCCTGCTCCAGGAGACGGAGTATCATGCCTGCCCTATTGCCTTTCCGGGTTGGAGCGGATAGCTTTCCACGGCAGTCTCGCGTCAATATACGAGGATACCGCCGCATGCGGACAATCCGGAAGGAGAGAACATTGGCCTCCCCCGCAGTGAGCAGCCGCGCAAGGCTCATACAGGCATCGCCCATCCGCAAGCTCACCCCCCTGGCCGATGCCGCGAAGAAGCGCGGAATCGAGGTTTTCCACCTCAATATCGGCCAGCCCGACATACCCACGCCCTCCGACTACTGGGATGCGATGAGCAGGAGAACCCCCCAGGTGCTGGCCTACGGCCCCAGCGTGGGCATACCCGAGCTCAGGCAGGGCATCTGCTCCTACTACAGGCGCGCCGGCATCGACGTGCAGCCCGCGCACGTCATGGTGACCTCCGGCGGCTCGGAGGCAGTGATCTTCGCCATGATGGCGGTGTGCGACGACGGCGGCGAAGTGGTGTGCTTCGAGCCGTTCTACACGAACTACAACGGTTTCGCCACGATGGCCGGGGTGAAGCTCGTACCCGTGAGCTCGAGGGTCGAGGACGGCTTCCACCTCCCTCCCGACGAGGCGATCGAGAAGGTCATCAACGACAGGACCCGCGCGATCCTGATCTGCAATCCCAACAACCCGACCGGGACGGTGCTGACCGCCGGGGAGCTCGACCGCCTGGCCGGGATCTGCACCAGGCGCAACCTGTTCCTCCTCGCGGACGAGGTCTACCGCGACTTCACCTTCGATGGCCGCGTCCACAAGTCCACGCTCGAGCTCGCGGGCATGGAGGACAGGGTCATCGTGATGGACTCCATCTCGAAGCGCTTCAGCTCGTGCGGCGCGAGGCTGGGTAACATCGTGTGCAGGAACGCAGAGGCCATGGACGGGATGGGCAGGTTCGGGCAGGCCAGGCTCTGCCCCCCGACGCTGGCGCAGTACGGCGCGGCCTACATGTACGAGAACCTGCACGAGGAATACTTCGCCGACGTCGCGAGAACCTATCAGAACAGGCGCGACGTGCTGGTCTCGGAGCTCGAGGGGGTCGAGGGAGTGTTCTTCCTCAAGCCCGAGGGCGCCTTCTACGCCACCATAAGGATCCCTGTCGACGATTCCGACAGGTTCGCGGCCTGGATGCTCGACGAGTTCAGCTTCGACAGGATGACCACGATGGTCGCCCCCGCCGCGGGCTTCTACGCCACCCCCGGGCTCGGCACCGACGAGATCCGCATCGCCTACGTCCTCAAGGAGGACAACATGAGGACTGCGCTGGCCGTGCTCCGCGAGGGCCTGAAGGCATACCCCGGCAGAAAGGTGCGATGAGCGCCTTCCCGGCCAGGGTCGAAGGGCGCGATGCGGGCGATGTCCTGCTGTACGCCCTGAGCACATGCGTATGGTGCCGCAGGGCTCGCCAGTACCTGGATTCGCTGGGCATCGCGTACTCCTACATATACGTCGACCTTCTCGAACCGGCGGACAGGGACGAGGCGGTCGAGGCGATGGCAGCGTTCAATCCGCGCAGGTCGTTCCCTACGATCGTCATCGGAGGAGCCAGGGTCATCACGGGCTTCGACGAGAAGGCCCTCAGAGAGGCCCTTGGCTGATATGGAGCCGGAGGCTCTTCTCTCGAAGCTGACGAACGAGGCGGAGGCTTCCGGGTACTCCATCAACCCCGACCGTGCCTTCGCCCTCGAACTCGCACAGGGGCTCGCGCTCAACACCGCAAGGTACGGCTACCCGGCCTGCCCGTGCAGGCTGGCATCCGGTGATGCGAAGGCCGACCGGGATATCGTCTGCCCCTGCGACTACAGGGATGCCGATCTGGACGAGTTCGGAAGCTGCTACTGCGCCCTGTACGTCAGTTCGGAGATCGCCCGGGGCGAAGGGAACGCCGCCCCGGTGCCGGAGAGGAGACCCACGGGAGGTCCGTCCGTCGAGAGGGACACTATTCCTAGCTCAGGTCTTCCATATCCGGTATGGCGGTGTCGTGTATGCGGCTATCTATGTGCAAGGGATAATCCTCCCGGCGTATGCCCGGTGTGCAAGGCAGGCAGGGACAGGTTCGAGATATTCATCGGGCGTTCTAGTGGGTGACGGCGTCGGGAGCCCCTCCGGGCCCTCCCTCGATGCATATCCAGACCTCCGACGGCATGCAGGCCGAGCACTCTCCTGCCTCCGTCACCCATCCCGCCTCCACGCACTGCCTCCCCGGGCATGGTGACGACACGATCCTCGCCCGTCCCCCGGAGATCTCGACCGCCAGGGGGCCCAGCCTCCCTTCCACGGTGAACGAGGTGTCCCTGCCCAGGTCGAACGAAGACTCTCCATGGGGCGAGTGGACCATCAGCCTCGAGGCGCCACCCGTGCCGCCGCCAGCCAGCGCAACCGTCAGTGCAGCGAGGAAGGCGTATAGAACCAGATCGGCGGGGCGGAAGAGCGGCCATTCACGTGACGATGCCGACATCCCTGCCACATTTCATACAGCGTCCCGATGACATTGCTGCTATTCTGACGGAATAACCCGATCTTTCTATCAATACTGTCCCACACTCGGGGCAAAGGGTGTCGCATTCCCCGCCCAGGTTGCCGGGATAGACGAAATCGAGCCGCTTCGAGAACGCCTCCACAGCCCTGCGTATCGTGTCCGGAGGGGTAGGCGGCCTGTCCATCCTGTAGCGCGGGAAGTACCGCGAGATGTGCAGCGGCGTGGCGCGGCCGGCATGGTCGGAGAGCCAGGAGGCCATTTCGGGCCAGTCGGCCGGATCGTCGTTCTCGCCGGGGATGAGCAGGAACGTCACCTCGAGATGCCTGCCCGACCCCGCGATCCTCTCGATCGAACGCAGGACGGGTTCCCGCGAACCGCCGCACAGGCCTCGGTAGAAGCTGTCGCGCCAGCCCTTGAGGTCGACGTTCCACGCGTCGGTGACTTCGAGGAGCTCGTCCAGCGGGCCCGGTTCGACGTAGCCGTTCGAGACCATCACGATGAACCCGCCGGCACGCCGCACGATCGGAGCCGTCTCGACTATGTACTCGAGCCACACGACGGGTTCGGTGTATGTGAAGGCGAGGCCCGAGCTGCCGCCAGAGACCGCCGCGGAGGCCAGGTCGGCCGGGGCGACGAGCCTGGTGGGGCTCTCCTGCTGGGAGATCTCCCAGTTCTGGCAGAAGCTGCACGACAGGTTGCATCCCGCCGGACCCGTCGACAGGACCATCGTCCCGGGATGGAAGTGATACAGGGGCTTCTTCTCGATGGGATCGGCCGAGATGCCGACGCACCTGCCCCATCCAGGGAGGGAGGGCGATCCTCCCGAGAGGCCCCTGACCCTGCACCTGCCGAGTGGCTCCCTCGCAGTCCAGAGGCAGCGCCTCGGGCAGAGCAGGCAGCGCCACGCGCCACCGTTCCCGTCCGCGTCACCGGCCCGGGTCACCCAGCGCGGATCAGTCGAGGGTGCCGTACCGGGTCTCCCCGAGGCCTCCGCCGGGCAGCTCTGTGAGCACGAGCACCCCGGAAGCCCCTGTCTCACAGGGTCTCATCGAGGATCCGGCCACCGCCAGCGCTGTCGAGAGGGCATCGGCCATGTCGGCCCTGTCGTGCATCACCGTGACCGACGCCGGAACGGCCGCCGGCCAGCCCGTCGCCGGGTCGAGGATGTGCGACCAGCGCCTGCCGTCCTCGATGAAGAAGCTCTCGTAGTCGCCGGAGGTGGAGACGGCTCCCCCGTCCGTCTCGATCACGGTGTAGAAACCGTCGCCACGGGGATGCCGGACGGCGATGCGCCATATCCTGCCGCCGCAGCGTATCTCTCCGCCCATATCCACGAGCACGGCCCGCGCACCCATGCCGACTGCGAGATCGTAGGCCCTGTCCGCCGCGTATCCGGCGGCTATCGCACCCATGTCCAGCCCGGAGCCGGGCTCCGCCACCAGCCTGCGCCCGTCTTCGGAGAAGCGGCTCCATCCGCACAGGGCCAGCGCGGAGTCGACCGACGACGACTCCGGAACCGCGGGCGTGCCTTCGAACCCCCAGAGTTCGACCAGCGGCCGTATCGTGGGATCGAACCTTCCGCCGGTGGATGCCGTCAGCTCCCGGGAAAGCGCTGTAAGCCTGGCGAGGTCGGGCGACGGGATGCACGATCCCGTGGCGTCGAGTCGCCCGAGGGAGCCCGTGCCTTCAGGATCGAGATCGCGGTCGAGCGCCGTGACGAGAGCGGCCATGCAGTCGGCTATGGAGTCGGCCGAGGCTTCGTCGGCCACCACGATGAGGCCGGCGATGGTGCCCATGGCAGGGAAGGACCGCCTGACCTCGACTTCCGATCCTCTCCCGGAGAGTATCCTGTACCCGGCCGCCAGGACGAGCGACAGGACGAGGACCGCGGGGAGCAGGCGGCCCGGACGGATTCTGCTAGCGCATCCCTCCGCCATCGAGGGCCCTCATCTCGTCCGTGTGGTACTTGCAGAGATCGGAGCCGGGAATCGCCGGCCGGCCGCAGGTGCGGCACTTGCGGAGGTCGCTCTTCCTGACCGGCCTGTGGACCGGAGCGGATCCGGGAAAGACGATGGCCAGCAGGTGGAGGAACACGCCGAGCCCGGCCATGAACAGCGAGTATCCCCCCACCTTCCAGATCATCCCGTTCGCCGGGCCGGTGAAGAAGGCCGCCGTCCAGGAGACGAGGGCCAGGAAGAACATGATGTTGGCGAAGCCTCTCATATCCGCGCCTCCCTACAGAAGGTCGAAGAAGCTGATGACGTGATTGGTTCCCAGCACCGCCAGCCCCTCCTCC
It encodes:
- a CDS encoding YfcE family phosphodiesterase, encoding MRIVVLSDTHVPTRASGIPGRVYEECANCDLVIHAGDFVESFVLEDLERLAPVRGVLGNMDGFDLSRLLSQKLVFELEGSRIGLIHGWGPPWDLEARVRKSFDVEPDIIIHGHSHEWQEKWTGEKLLLNPGSASGGHGSSFAVLTLEEGALPSVERISL
- a CDS encoding HU family DNA-binding protein, with amino-acid sequence MCHENAVTPGRQGFNCRGGVAAVRRIEMTKADIVSSIAETTGLTKKEVATVVNQFFAEVKKALASNEHIEVRGFGTFKVVSRNQRKARNPHTGEAVVVPKRLVPVFKPSRAVKEEVAK
- a CDS encoding DNA-binding protein; its protein translation is MRVLNGGSYPLLRFDRGERFPEALAAWCAETGVGGAVLLCGVGMMADVELGVYDGSAYRRRVFPGPDEVLSLSGNVSMLDGKPFVHVHAVLGSHEFEARGGHLFGGTVAVTLEVALRITDTPMERGEAQGAFRPLQAPKGDIADT
- a CDS encoding C25 family cysteine peptidase gives rise to the protein MRFPALAALAVLLFSAGAGGAGDLTLTWTMPLDDLSIQDGAFGERVTLPGASPSGHPGEPALPAVPLLVALAPWTGVDSVSIVSVERTALPGRHDIRPMQHAVPISRPWDFSPVARDAEAYSRETGAPVLSLSGGGSLFGYPVAGLVVKPLSWNPSTGRLSAVTSLTFTLHCSADPDGCAPAARSAASERTARELVAASVLNPGDVGPSGAVILDSRDLPYGDYLIITSEALSGAFEPLAAFKTEMGIPASIVTMEYIQANYSGVDGPQRMRHFLRTVWDQGAPMYVLLGGDVDQVPARNCWATAEGYVDYPAADIYFSDMNDTAPGADAWNFDNDGIWGEIGQDVMDYHPDYLVGRAACSTTAEVGIFTGKVTAYQIPSVDSNDTDPWYTSMGFTTAILWTDPAFCPGSAGKEKVDTLYTPPAWQPVVKHYEENGTQSHELSMEMLNRGMQLVNHAGHGSETLVSIGDAYGYLTTSDFQGLTNISAHGRVSIWNSLACLAGSFDTCDCLAESWLNAPNGGGFCMMNTRYGWGEPTDPGNQWSDLVDQQFFAEFFVNGVYHLGAAHALAWDEFIPLIPTDTHYDWIAKSITLFGDPELPMWSEVPQGALSMDCPAHLDVGAQTVTVTLSDAFGPVEGGRVCILAGEWDDPAGYAVGFTNAAGQAVIDVTIDGAPGTATVTGWARNHAPVSEDLLVYGVGIGGGPSPFSTFLGAPSQNPALGSVSFRWGIAQGGGTVEVLDLAGRVVDVILVSTSSGSGEAVWNLECGDGSEAPSGVYVVRLSTGTGEAATRRIVVMR
- a CDS encoding nitrilase-related carbon-nitrogen hydrolase — translated: MILRLLEQDIAGTPPEAEEQAVEAASIRPLPDAFMLPELFTTGYVLDRLPGLALDGDVDPLPLVRAFCAREGVWAVAGTLPVSTPRGIVNRLHVISGEGAVVHCTEKAHLFRLMGEDSVFTPGSPSGTFVTPWMEAGAVVCYDLRFPELSRRLALAGVRMIFVPAEWPEPRMELFRCLLRARSAEAQIFTAGCNPGGEHLGVRFGGGGAVSSPSGALLQWRDVAPGVRDFDIDPEEVPRVRQKIDCLSDRRPEVY
- a CDS encoding pyridoxal phosphate-dependent aminotransferase, yielding MSSRARLIQASPIRKLTPLADAAKKRGIEVFHLNIGQPDIPTPSDYWDAMSRRTPQVLAYGPSVGIPELRQGICSYYRRAGIDVQPAHVMVTSGGSEAVIFAMMAVCDDGGEVVCFEPFYTNYNGFATMAGVKLVPVSSRVEDGFHLPPDEAIEKVINDRTRAILICNPNNPTGTVLTAGELDRLAGICTRRNLFLLADEVYRDFTFDGRVHKSTLELAGMEDRVIVMDSISKRFSSCGARLGNIVCRNAEAMDGMGRFGQARLCPPTLAQYGAAYMYENLHEEYFADVARTYQNRRDVLVSELEGVEGVFFLKPEGAFYATIRIPVDDSDRFAAWMLDEFSFDRMTTMVAPAAGFYATPGLGTDEIRIAYVLKEDNMRTALAVLREGLKAYPGRKVR
- a CDS encoding glutaredoxin family protein gives rise to the protein MSAFPARVEGRDAGDVLLYALSTCVWCRRARQYLDSLGIAYSYIYVDLLEPADRDEAVEAMAAFNPRRSFPTIVIGGARVITGFDEKALREALG
- a CDS encoding ferredoxin-thioredoxin reductase catalytic domain-containing protein, whose translation is MEPEALLSKLTNEAEASGYSINPDRAFALELAQGLALNTARYGYPACPCRLASGDAKADRDIVCPCDYRDADLDEFGSCYCALYVSSEIARGEGNAAPVPERRPTGGPSVERDTIPSSGLPYPVWRCRVCGYLCARDNPPGVCPVCKAGRDRFEIFIGRSSG
- a CDS encoding NusG domain II-containing protein; translated protein: MSASSREWPLFRPADLVLYAFLAALTVALAGGGTGGASRLMVHSPHGESSFDLGRDTSFTVEGRLGPLAVEISGGRARIVSSPCPGRQCVEAGWVTEAGECSACMPSEVWICIEGGPGGAPDAVTH
- the amrS gene encoding AmmeMemoRadiSam system radical SAM enzyme, whose amino-acid sequence is MTRAGDADGNGGAWRCLLCPRRCLWTAREPLGRCRVRGLSGGSPSLPGWGRCVGISADPIEKKPLYHFHPGTMVLSTGPAGCNLSCSFCQNWEISQQESPTRLVAPADLASAAVSGGSSGLAFTYTEPVVWLEYIVETAPIVRRAGGFIVMVSNGYVEPGPLDELLEVTDAWNVDLKGWRDSFYRGLCGGSREPVLRSIERIAGSGRHLEVTFLLIPGENDDPADWPEMASWLSDHAGRATPLHISRYFPRYRMDRPPTPPDTIRRAVEAFSKRLDFVYPGNLGGECDTLCPECGTVLIERSGYSVRIAAMSSGRCMKCGRDVGIVT
- a CDS encoding FAD:protein FMN transferase; translation: MAEGCASRIRPGRLLPAVLVLSLVLAAGYRILSGRGSEVEVRRSFPAMGTIAGLIVVADEASADSIADCMAALVTALDRDLDPEGTGSLGRLDATGSCIPSPDLARLTALSRELTASTGGRFDPTIRPLVELWGFEGTPAVPESSSVDSALALCGWSRFSEDGRRLVAEPGSGLDMGAIAAGYAADRAYDLAVGMGARAVLVDMGGEIRCGGRIWRIAVRHPRGDGFYTVIETDGGAVSTSGDYESFFIEDGRRWSHILDPATGWPAAVPASVTVMHDRADMADALSTALAVAGSSMRPCETGASGVLVLTELPGGGLGETRYGTLD